The sequence ACGCTCCGCCGGCTCGAAGCGGTGCTGGAGTGCCGCGAGGCGATCGACCTGAACGTCAAGCCGCGCATCGCCGTCGAGGCGATGGTCACGACGCTTCGCCAGGGCTGAAACGCGAAGAACCCCGCCGGGAAAGCTCCCGGCAGGGTTCCTTCACTGCCTTCGCGTCACTCGCGCGGCCGCGGCGACGGCTTGAACGGCTTCTCCTCGACGGCGACGGCCAGCGGGCGACGGCGGCCACCCGGCATCGCGGCCACCATCACGACGCCCAGCAGCAGCATCGCGGTGCCCCACCAGAACAGCGGCACGGTGTCGTACGCGCCCCCGGTGTAGGCGAGGTTCTTCACCGGCCCCTTCGGCGCCTGGCCGCCCGCGGGCGGCGTCGACGTCGTCCCGCAGACGACACCGCCGGTCGGCGCGTAGGCCCGCGCGATCTGCTCGCCGAGCGACAGCTGGGCCAGCGACGACGGCAGGTTCTTGGCCTGCTCGTCCGGCAGCAGGCTCTTGAGCTTGGTCGTCGGCAGCAGCTGCAGGTCGAACATCCGCGCCGACGCGCCCAGCTGGAAGCCCTTGAACGGCGTGGTCATGTTCGCGGACTTCTGGTCCAGCCCGGCGATGCTCAGCCGCAGCACGCCGAGGTCGAGGACGGTGCCCGCGGTGCTGCCGACCTGCTGGACGCCCTTGGTGAGCGTGGAGACCAGCCCGCCGACGACCGGGATGTCGTTCAGCTGCCCGAACTGGTCGCTCAGGCCCTTCAGCGGCAGCCCGATCGGGATGTCCTTGGTCGGGTGCGCGGCGTCCAGGGTGTACAGCGTCTTGCCGCCCGCCGCGATGGTCAGCACCGGCGCGGTGTAGTCCACTTTGGACGTCTTGGCGTCGCCGGTGGAGGTCACCTTGAGCGTCGGCTGGCTGGCCACCTTGATGCTCAGCGCCAGTGGCGTTCCCTTGAGGATCTCGATGTCCGCGCCCTGCAGCGTCGACGTCGACTGCACGGCCTTGTTCTTCGAGCCCGGGATGTCGACCAGCTTGACCTGCGAGCGCGACGACAGCGTGTTCGGCAGGCTCAGCAGCGAGCCGGTGCCGTTGGCCGAGGTCTGCCCGCCGCCCTGCAACAGGCCGCCGAGGCTCTGCAGGCCCTTGGTCAGGTCGAACCCGCTCGCCAGCGAACCCGGGTCGAGCTTCGGCTTCAGCGCGTCCAGCCCCAGGTTCGGCATCGACGGGATGACGTTCAGCAGCGACAGGCTCGCCACCGACGTGCTGGCGTCGGCGATGGTGTCGACGCACGGCCCCAGCGTCGGGCTCCACCGCGCGTGCGCGCTCCCGTTGAGCAACCCGATGTTGAGCAGCGGGTTCGCCGGCCCGTTGAGCCCGCCGCTGATCGGCTGCGGGTTGTCCGGCAACGCGGTCTGCACGACGCTGCCCGGCGTCTGCGGCGCGTTCCCGCCCACCGACAACCCGAACGGCGACGCCTGCGCGATCGCCTTCTCGTAGCTCAGGTAGGCGTCCGAGTTCGCCGACGCGCTCGAGAGGCCCATGCCCGCCTCGAGCGCCGACTGCTTCGGCAACGTGTCGCCGAACCCGGGCAGGATCGTCTTCGTCGGCACGGCGTTGGGCAGCAACCGGATGATCCCGAGCGCGGTCCCGGCATCCCCGACGGCCTGCCCCAGCGGCTGCGGCCCGATCGGCGCCGAGATCGGCGCCTGCCCAGAACTCGCCGGCTGCGGGATCGGCGTCGTCGGATAGGTGGGATCGGCATTCGCCGGCGCCGCGCTGAACAGCAACAACGCCGCGGCCGCCGGCAGGGCCACCGAACGGGGCAGTCTTCGCCGCATGTGCCAGAGCCTCCAGATAGGTCGACCGGTGAGTGAGACCGGCGTCATAGGGCCCTAACGACGGTCCCCCCGGAAAGTGACGGCACGAGCTTCCGCTACACTTGCTGTCGTCGCCAGCGCGAGCCGGAGACATGCCGCCTTAGCTCAGTCGGCCAGAGCGATTCACTCGTAATGAATAGGTCGGGGGTTCGATTCCCCCAGGCGGCTCGACAAGGTTGATGGCCCCTGCCCCTCGAGGGCAGGGGCCATTTCTTGTCTCGCGTATCTTGCGGGGCTCCGCCCCGCGCCCCGCCCGGCGGGCTCCGCCCCCGGCCCCCCGTCGTGGTTGCGTGAGAAGGCCGGCGGCGGAAATTGTTTGCGGGAACCACCCTTCCGGGTCAAGTTGGAGATGGCGAAGGCCCCCGGCTTGTGGCTGGGGGCCTTCGGAAGGACGGGGCTCTACTTAGGCGGGGCCAGCTTCACGACCGTTGCCTTGGCGTCGCCGCGGGGGGTTCGGTAGGTGATCTCGTCGCCTGCTTTGGCGCCGACCAGGGCCAGGCCCAGCGGGCTGTCCGAGGTGATCGCGTCGGCGTCCTCGCCGGGGACCGTGACGACCTGGAAGGTCTCTTCGTCGCCGTCCGAGAAGCGGAGGGTCACCGTTGTGCCGTCGGGCAGCTGGGCGTTGCCGTAGCCGCCGTGTTCCATCTTCGCGGCCAGGTCGGCGATCTGGCGGTCGAGCCGGGCGGCCGCTTCGGCGCGGTCGATCACGTCCGCCTGGTCCGCCGCGTCGCCGGTGCGCTCCTGCTCGCCGGGTTGCGGCGCGAGGGCCTGCCGTTGCGCGCGCAAGTTCGCGATTTCCTTCTCCAGCTGGCTGCGCGCAGCCGGGCTGAGCCCCTTGTCCCCTGAGATCACCATGCGCGCATTGTCCGCTGCGCGGACCGGGGTGGCCAATCCGGTTTTTCACCCGAAGGTCATCCGCGGGACGTCTGCCCTAGGATTCGGGCCTGTCGTCCGGAAAGAAGGTAACGAGAATCACCGTGAGCGCAGTCCCCGGTCGCAGCGACCGGCTCTCTCCCAACCAGCTGGCCAAGCAGGAACAGATCGTCGAAGCCGCGCGCGTGGTGCTCGCCCGCGACGGCCTCGCCGGGTGCACCGTCCGGGCGATCGCCGACGCCGGACCGCTCACCAAGAGCGCGATCCACTACTACTTCGCCGACATCGACGTCCTCATCGACCGCGCGATGGCCGCGCACATCACCGCCTTCGCGGCGGGGCTGCGCGAGGTGGCCGCGAAGCACGACGAACCCCGCGAGCGGCTCTTCGCCGTGCTCGAGGAGTACCTGCGCGTCTTCGCCGCCAACCCGAACGCGGCTTTCCTCTGGTTCGAGTACTGGATCGCCGCCGGACGGGCGCAGCACCCGCAGGCCATCGACGTCATGCTCACTTCGCTCGCGGAGCTGTTCGCCGAGCTCCTCGCCCCGCTCGACGTCGACGACCCGCGGGCGCGGGCCCGGGCGCTGCTGTCGTACCTGCTGGGCACGGTCGTCCAGCAGCGGGTCCGGCCGCGGCCGTTCGCCACCCTGCGTGCCGACATCGAGGCGCTCTGCTTCGCGAACTACGGCCAGTAACACCCAATAGATCCGTACTGGTACGGATTGTGCGTTACGTCCGGCTCCGGCCAAGGTCGAGAGATCCCCGAGAGCAGGAGACGTGATGCGCACACGAACGTGCATGGCAGCGGCCGCGGCCGTTCTCTTGGTGCTCACCGCCGGCGGCCAGGCCGGTGCCGCCCAGCCGGACGGACCGCAGGTCTACGAAGTGACCGGCACCGGCACCGCCCAGCAGCGCACCGAGGTCGCGCGGACCGGCGCGGACATCCTCGACGTCGAAGGCGCGACGACGACGATCATCGCCAACCCCGGCGAGGCGGCTCAGCTGCGCGCGCTCGGCTTCGGCGTCAAGGCGCTCGGGAAGGTGAACCGGCCGCCGGGCACCGAGACCGTCGAAGACTTCCCGGCCGGCTACACGGGCTACCACACGTACGCCGAGACGCAGACGGAGCTGCAGAAGGCCGTCGCGAACTACCCCACGCTCGCGAAGCTCGGCAGCGTCGGCAACTCCTACGAGGGCCGCGCGCTGTCGGTGCTCAAGATCAGCGACAACGCCGGGACCGACGAGAACGAGCCCGAGGTCCTCTTCACCTGCAACCAGCACGCGCGCGAGCACCTCACCACCGAGATGTGCCTCCGCATCGTGCAGCGGCTGACCAGCGGGTACGCCACCGACCCGGCGATCAAGCGGCTCGTCGACAGCGCCGAGATCTGGGTGGTCCCGAGCGTCAACCCGGACGGCTCCGAGTACGACATCTCCGGCGGCACGTTCCACAGCTGGCGCAAGAACCGCCAGGGCCCCGGCACCGACGCCAACCGCAACTGGGGTTACATGTGGGGCTGCTGCGGCGGCTCGTCGGGCTCGACGTCCAGCGAGACCTACCGCGGCACGGCGGCGTTCTCCGCGCCCGAGACCCGCGCCCTCTCGAACTGGGTGAACTCTCGCGTGGTCGGCGGCGTCCAGCAGATCAAGACGCACATCGACTTCCACACCTACTCCGAGCTGGTGCTCTGGCCGTTCGGCTACACCTACGCCGACACCGCGCCGGGCCTGACCGCGGCCGACGCGCAGAAGTTCCAGTCGCTCGGCAGGCAGATGGCCGCGACCAACGGCTACACGCCGCAGCAGTCCAGCGACCTCTACATCACCGACGGCAGCGTCAACGACTGGATGTGGGCGCAGCACAAGATCTGGAGCTTCACCTTCGAGATGTACCCGAAGGGCAGCAGCCCGGGCTTCTACCCGCGCGACACCCAGATCGGGCCGCAGACGACCCGCAACGACCAGGCCGTGGACATCATCATCAACGCCGCGATCACCGGCTGACCCCCAGCAGCCGGCGCGGCTCGCGAATGGCCTCCTTCCCCGTCAGCCGGGGAAGGAGGCCCTCGCGGTTTAGGGTGCGGGGCATGCCTCTGTTCTCGTTCGAAGGGCTCAGCCCGCAGGTCCACCCGGACGCCTGGATCGCCCCCACCGCCACCCTCATCGGCGACGTCGTCGTCGAGAAGGACGCCTCGGTCTGGTACGGCGCGGTGATCCGGGCCGACTTCGGCCGGATCGTCATCCGCGAGGGCGCCAACATCCAGGACAACTCGGTGATCCACGTCAACGACGGCGTCTGCGAGGTCGGCAAGAACGTCACCGTCGGCCACCAGTGCCTGGTGCACGACTGCACGATCGGGGAGCAGGCGCTGATCGGCAACGGCTCGACGGTGCTCGACAAGGCGAAGATCGGCGCGCGGGCGCTGGTCGCGGCCGGGGCCACGGTCACGCCGTCGACCGAGGTGCCGGAAGAGGTGATCGCGATGGGCAGCCCGGCGAAGAAGTTCGTGCCGCTGACCGACTCCGCGCGCATGTGGGTCGAGCACAACGCGGCGATCTACCAGGAGTTGGCCCGCCGGCACCGCGCGGGGACAAAACCGGTTTGACCCTCCAGTAACTGGAGACTCTA is a genomic window of Amycolatopsis lexingtonensis containing:
- a CDS encoding M14 family metallopeptidase, which encodes MAAAAAVLLVLTAGGQAGAAQPDGPQVYEVTGTGTAQQRTEVARTGADILDVEGATTTIIANPGEAAQLRALGFGVKALGKVNRPPGTETVEDFPAGYTGYHTYAETQTELQKAVANYPTLAKLGSVGNSYEGRALSVLKISDNAGTDENEPEVLFTCNQHAREHLTTEMCLRIVQRLTSGYATDPAIKRLVDSAEIWVVPSVNPDGSEYDISGGTFHSWRKNRQGPGTDANRNWGYMWGCCGGSSGSTSSETYRGTAAFSAPETRALSNWVNSRVVGGVQQIKTHIDFHTYSELVLWPFGYTYADTAPGLTAADAQKFQSLGRQMAATNGYTPQQSSDLYITDGSVNDWMWAQHKIWSFTFEMYPKGSSPGFYPRDTQIGPQTTRNDQAVDIIINAAITG
- a CDS encoding TetR/AcrR family transcriptional regulator, producing MSAVPGRSDRLSPNQLAKQEQIVEAARVVLARDGLAGCTVRAIADAGPLTKSAIHYYFADIDVLIDRAMAAHITAFAAGLREVAAKHDEPRERLFAVLEEYLRVFAANPNAAFLWFEYWIAAGRAQHPQAIDVMLTSLAELFAELLAPLDVDDPRARARALLSYLLGTVVQQRVRPRPFATLRADIEALCFANYGQ
- a CDS encoding GreA/GreB family elongation factor, producing MVISGDKGLSPAARSQLEKEIANLRAQRQALAPQPGEQERTGDAADQADVIDRAEAAARLDRQIADLAAKMEHGGYGNAQLPDGTTVTLRFSDGDEETFQVVTVPGEDADAITSDSPLGLALVGAKAGDEITYRTPRGDAKATVVKLAPPK
- a CDS encoding gamma carbonic anhydrase family protein, with translation MPLFSFEGLSPQVHPDAWIAPTATLIGDVVVEKDASVWYGAVIRADFGRIVIREGANIQDNSVIHVNDGVCEVGKNVTVGHQCLVHDCTIGEQALIGNGSTVLDKAKIGARALVAAGATVTPSTEVPEEVIAMGSPAKKFVPLTDSARMWVEHNAAIYQELARRHRAGTKPV